From the Carya illinoinensis cultivar Pawnee chromosome 4, C.illinoinensisPawnee_v1, whole genome shotgun sequence genome, one window contains:
- the LOC122308536 gene encoding aspartic proteinase nepenthesin-1 gives MASLHSLSSFISVTLTLVILFVHPAFSVSIRRALEHQTVQTGFRITLDHVDSAKNLTKFQRVQRGIKRGQHRLEKLSAMALAATSDNSEVEAPVHAGSGEFLMNMAIGTPPKTFSAIIDTGSDLIWTQCKPCKQCYDQPTPIFDPKKSSSFSKISCKSQLCEALPSSTCQDDACQYFYQYGDYSTTEGVMATETFTLGDSDDKVSIPKIGFGCGSDNEGDGFSQGAGLVGLGRGPLSLVSQLKEPKFSYCLTSIDNSKTSTLLLGSPASVNSTQSSEAIKTTPLIRNPSQPSFYYLSLEGISVGDTRVPIDTKIEDDGSGGLIIDCGTTISYLFGNVFSKIKKAFISQTKLAVDDSGATGLDLCFTLPSDTSEVEIPKLVFHFKGADLDLPAENYIVADSTSGVLCLAMGSSGTSGMSIFGNIQQQNFLVTHDLKKETLSFVPTQCDQL, from the coding sequence ATGGCTTCTTTACATTCTTTATCTTCGTTTATATCTGTAACACTAACTTTAGTTATCTTATTTGTTCATCCTGCGTTTTCTGTCTCGATTAGAAGAGCTCTTGAGCATCAGACAGTGCAAACTGGATTCCGAATCACACTTGATCATGTTGATTCTGCAAAAAACCTCACAAAGTTTCAACGTGTCCAGAGGGGAATCAAGCGCGGGCAACACAGGTTGGAAAAGCTCAGTGCAATGGCCTTGGCAGCCACATCAGATAATTCAGAAGTTGAAGCCCCGGTACATGCAGGCTCAGGGGAGTTTCTGATGAACATGGCAATCGGCACACCGCCGAAGACATTCTCAGCCATCATCGACACGGGCAGTGATTTGATATGGACTCAGTGCAAGCCTTGTAAACAGTGTTACGACCAGCCCACGCCAATTTTCGATCCGAAAAAATCATCTTCTTTCTCTAAGATATCATGCAAGAGCCAGCTATGCGAGGCACTGCCCTCTTCAACATGCCAAGACGATGCTTGCCAGTATTTCTACCAGTACGGTGATTATTCCACAACAGAAGGTGTTATGGCAACGGAAACCTTCACGTTGGGGGACTCCGATGATAAAGTTTCGATTCCTAAAATTGGGTTCGGTTGTGGGAGTGACAACGAGGGAGATGGGTTCAGCCAAGGTGCAGGCCTGGTGGGGCTCGGACGAGGACCCTTGTCATTGGTTTCCCAGCTTAAGGAACCCAAGTTCTCATACTGCCTGACTTCCATTGATAACTCCAAAACCAGTACACTTTTGTTGGGATCTCCAGCAAGTGTAAATAGCACACAATCATCAGAAGCAATCAAAACCACCCCTTTAATTAGAAACCCATCTCAGCCATCTTTTTATTATCTCTCGCTTGAAGGCATCTCTGTCGGGGACACTCGCGTGCCCATCGATACAAAAATCGAAGATGATGGCAGTGGCGGCCTAATCATAGATTGCGGGACGACCATTTCCTACCTTTTTGGTAACGTCTTttccaaaattaaaaaagcaTTCATTTCTCAAACAAAACTTGCCGTGGACGATTCGGGTGCAACCGGGCTTGATCTTTGCTTCACCTTACCATCGGATACAAGCGAAGTAGAGATTCCCAAGTTGGTTTTCCATTTCAAAGGTGCTGATTTGGATTTGCCTGCAGAAAACTATATCGTTGCTGACTCAACTAGTGGAGTACTTTGCCTGGCCATGGGAAGCTCGGGGACCTCGGGCATGTCGATCTTTGGGAATATTCAGCAGCAGAACTTTCTGGTGACCCATGATCTCAAGAAGGAAACCTTATCGTTTGTTCCTACTCAGTGTGATCAGCTTTGA